The Methanothrix soehngenii GP6 genome has a window encoding:
- a CDS encoding PIN domain-containing protein, producing the protein MDLIYLDYNCFQRRFDDTSQIKIQLEALACEEIFLRAEIEQIQLAWSFMHEDETLLCPFPNRMNVAFILSTLCKIRIGPDDKIYECALEYQRKSRITPKDALHLASANFIGADYFLSCDNRLLNQAKRLELEIVISNPVDYIRLEDI; encoded by the coding sequence ATGGATCTGATATATCTTGATTACAATTGCTTTCAAAGAAGATTTGATGATACCAGCCAGATCAAGATCCAGCTTGAGGCTCTAGCCTGTGAAGAGATCTTTCTGAGAGCGGAGATTGAACAGATCCAACTGGCCTGGTCCTTCATGCATGAGGACGAGACCTTACTCTGCCCCTTTCCAAATAGAATGAATGTAGCTTTCATACTATCCACCCTCTGCAAGATCAGAATTGGACCTGATGATAAAATCTATGAGTGTGCTCTGGAATATCAGAGAAAATCCAGAATAACACCAAAAGATGCCCTCCATCTTGCATCTGCCAATTTCATCGGAGCCGATTACTTCTTAAGCTGCGACAACAGATTATTAAATCAGGCCAAGAGACTAGAACTGGAAATTGTGATCTCAAATCCAGTGGACTACATCAGATTGGAGGATATATGA
- a CDS encoding RNB domain-containing ribonuclease translates to MITRGKRPEAQNRTILQKVARGIMLMRGLQTDFSPECLSELARINGPAKADGAPHIRDLRGLLWASIDNDDSEDLDQLTVAEPLDDGKARIRVAVADVDSLVHKDSAIDLDAQANTTSVYTAAQIFPMLPLKLSTNLTSLNLDQDRLAVVVDMTVAPDGSLVDSDVYRAVVHNHAKLAYNSVAAWLEGTGPMPQAVSAMDGLAENLLLQDKVAQNMKSLRHKEGALSLETIEAKPVFKGERLCDLLVEETNRAKQIIEDFMIAANGVTVRYLTERNMPSIRRVVRVPKRWDRIVQIAAQHAFKLPPNPSSRKLEIFLNMMKKKDPLRFPDLSLAVIKLLGNGEYVAELPETEPIGHFGLAVKDYAHSTAPNRRYPDLITQRLLKAAIENKPLPYSIRELDRLADHCTRKEDIVAKVERQVSKSAAALLLEPRIGERFSAMVTGSSEKGTWVRLLDIPVEGMLKGKRKGIDVGDEVTVELISVDVNLGFIDFKQVEDRIK, encoded by the coding sequence ATGATTACCAGGGGCAAAAGACCAGAAGCTCAGAACCGGACCATCTTGCAGAAAGTCGCCAGAGGAATAATGCTCATGCGGGGCCTTCAAACCGATTTCTCGCCGGAGTGCCTCTCCGAGCTCGCCCGTATCAACGGTCCAGCCAAGGCTGATGGCGCCCCCCATATCCGCGACCTGAGAGGGCTGCTCTGGGCCTCCATAGATAACGATGACTCCGAGGACCTGGATCAGCTTACCGTGGCCGAGCCCCTGGACGACGGAAAGGCCAGGATCAGGGTAGCAGTGGCAGACGTGGACAGCCTGGTCCACAAGGACTCTGCCATCGACCTTGATGCTCAGGCCAACACCACCTCCGTCTACACCGCCGCCCAGATCTTCCCCATGCTGCCTCTGAAGCTCTCCACCAACCTCACCTCTCTTAACCTAGACCAGGACCGCCTGGCGGTGGTGGTGGATATGACCGTTGCCCCCGACGGCTCGCTGGTCGACTCAGACGTCTACCGGGCGGTGGTGCATAACCACGCCAAGCTGGCCTATAACAGCGTGGCCGCCTGGCTGGAGGGAACTGGGCCCATGCCCCAAGCGGTTAGCGCCATGGACGGCCTGGCGGAGAACCTTCTCCTCCAGGATAAAGTGGCCCAGAATATGAAGAGCCTCCGCCATAAAGAGGGCGCTTTAAGCCTGGAGACCATTGAGGCCAAACCGGTCTTCAAGGGGGAGAGGCTCTGCGACCTTTTAGTGGAGGAGACTAACCGGGCCAAACAGATCATCGAGGACTTCATGATCGCCGCCAATGGAGTGACCGTCCGCTATCTGACCGAGCGAAATATGCCCTCCATTCGCAGAGTGGTGCGGGTTCCCAAGAGATGGGACCGGATCGTCCAGATCGCCGCTCAGCATGCCTTCAAGCTTCCCCCCAACCCCAGCTCAAGAAAGCTGGAGATATTCCTGAACATGATGAAGAAGAAAGATCCCCTCCGCTTCCCCGATCTGTCCCTGGCGGTAATCAAGCTGCTGGGAAATGGCGAGTACGTGGCAGAACTGCCCGAGACGGAGCCCATAGGCCACTTCGGCCTGGCGGTCAAGGATTACGCCCACTCCACCGCCCCCAACCGGCGCTATCCCGATCTGATCACCCAGAGGCTGCTCAAAGCAGCCATTGAGAATAAGCCCCTGCCCTACTCAATACGTGAGCTGGACCGTCTGGCCGACCACTGCACCAGGAAAGAGGATATCGTGGCCAAGGTGGAGCGGCAGGTGAGCAAGTCAGCTGCTGCACTTCTGCTCGAGCCGAGAATTGGGGAGAGGTTTAGCGCCATGGTCACCGGCTCATCGGAGAAGGGCACCTGGGTGCGGCTGCTTGACATTCCAGTGGAAGGGATGCTCAAAGGAAAAAGAAAGGGAATCGATGTGGGAGATGAGGTCACTGTAGAACTGATCTCGGTGGATGTGAATCTTGGGTTCATCGACTTCAAGCAGGTGGAGGATAGGATCAAATAG
- a CDS encoding S16 family serine protease: protein MSSNAGPGNAGLLIALGFLLLLSLANSYYIYSLEGEISALKEEVRELSGPLGLSVYSQSDPPGGSITMAQKSIPIVAVSDDEIGVMGKMNLRLIPGSNDILIDTNPFSEPEVQYAVKKAVAVARSRYPGAKLDMDFVFNFTSTRAQLIGGESAGAAAAILTIAALVDRDIKKDAVITGTINEDGSIGQIGSVLEKTKAVSDAGYKYFLIPEGQADVIYYERQVERRSTDLGFDIMRSKYVPRTLNISQAAFEELGLNVIEVSNIDEALPYFFED from the coding sequence ATGAGCAGCAATGCAGGACCTGGCAATGCAGGACTCTTGATAGCATTGGGATTTCTCCTCCTGCTCTCCCTGGCAAACTCCTATTACATCTACAGCCTGGAGGGCGAGATCTCCGCCTTGAAGGAGGAGGTAAGAGAGCTGTCTGGCCCCCTGGGGTTATCGGTCTACAGCCAGAGCGATCCTCCCGGGGGGAGCATCACCATGGCCCAGAAGAGCATACCGATAGTGGCGGTATCTGATGATGAGATCGGTGTCATGGGCAAGATGAACCTGAGGCTGATTCCAGGCAGCAATGACATCCTGATCGACACCAATCCCTTCTCCGAGCCCGAGGTTCAATATGCCGTAAAGAAGGCGGTGGCCGTTGCCCGGTCCCGCTATCCCGGCGCCAAACTGGATATGGATTTCGTCTTCAACTTCACCTCCACCAGAGCGCAGCTCATTGGCGGGGAGAGCGCTGGAGCGGCAGCGGCCATCCTCACCATTGCCGCCCTGGTGGACAGGGATATCAAAAAGGATGCGGTGATAACCGGAACCATAAACGAGGACGGATCCATAGGCCAGATCGGCAGCGTGCTGGAAAAGACAAAAGCGGTGTCAGATGCCGGCTACAAGTACTTTTTGATCCCCGAGGGCCAGGCCGATGTTATCTATTATGAGAGGCAGGTTGAGCGCAGGTCAACCGATCTAGGCTTCGATATCATGAGGTCCAAATATGTGCCCAGAACTCTGAACATCTCCCAGGCGGCATTTGAGGAGCTGGGCCTGAATGTGATCGAGGTCTCCAATATCGATGAGGCTCTGCCCTATTTCTTTGAGGATTGA